The following proteins come from a genomic window of Montipora capricornis isolate CH-2021 chromosome 9, ASM3666992v2, whole genome shotgun sequence:
- the LOC138017744 gene encoding uncharacterized protein: MGIPGSETALEELMCRVLGDLLQEGCVAKIADDLYCGGNSHQELLLNWRKVLSALDRCNLRLSPAKTIICPASTTILGWIWSQGSIRASPHRVAALASGEPPKNVRGLRAFVGSYKMLGRVLSGAAKLLAPLESRTAGRQSQDTISWSDELLVCFRSCQEALTSNRSITLPKPDDQLWIATDGSVKMNGLGATLYVLRDQKLHLAGYFSAKFKKHQASWLPCEIEALSIAAAVKHFAPYIIQSKSKTYVLTDSKPCVQAFDKLCCGQFSSSPRVTSFLSSVSRYQITLLHLAGSVNLPSDFASRNAPACDDPRCQVCSFVFEAEDLAVRPISVHDVLSRKMSLPFTSRSAWLQSQLECPDLRRVHSHLKQGTRPSKKLTNIKDVKRYLNLVSISRDGLLVVKRDEPFAAPRECIVIPRSVVDGFLAALHVKLDHPSRHQMKLVSQRYFFALDLDKALDRCSQCCHLCSSLKKVPSSLIEQSTSDPPDGFGISFAADIIKRYRQLVLVVRETSTSFTAACLLDNERRESIRSGLLRLCLELRPLSGPPSVIRVDPAPGFASLGDDEILKQYGFAVEVSRVKNPNKNPVAEKCVAELGDELLRVCPEGGTISPLFLAVVTANLNTRIRNRGLSAREMWLQRDQFTNAQIPFSDLQVVRQQKSLRLRNHPTSERSKAPGCCPRPATPVQVGDLVYITSDGSKTTARNRYLVVSVDGLWCNVRKFTGSQLRSTSYRVKLSECYRVPALTETTSNLSRHYSSASYPEDTDEEPLTSEHVDEEPTPLLTPQSTPSPAPAVVPSELATPPDPQPDIHHVPESSPPPSGSMTVDIDAHIPEPTSSPGPRRSSRSTRRPAYLKDYITY, from the coding sequence ATGGGAATCCCCGGTTCCGAAACGGCCCTCGAGGAGCTAATGTGCCGCGTCCTGGGTGATCTCCTTCAGGAAGGGTGTGTCGCTAAGATTGCTGACGACTTGTATTGTGGTGGTAACTCCCATCAAGAGCTCCTTTTAAACTGGCGAAAAGTCCTCTCGGCTCTCGATCGCTGCAACCTTCGCCTCTCACCTGCGAAAACCATAATCTGCCCAGCTTCTACCACCATTCTCGGTTGGATATGGTCCCAGGGCTCGATCCGCGCTTCTCCCCATCGTGTAGCTGCTCTTGCTTCTGGTGAGCCACCCAAGAATGTACGTGGTCTACGTGCTTTTGTTGGCTCATACAAAATGCTTGGTCGGGTCCTTAGTGGAGCTGCTAAACTCCTCGCTCCTCTCGAGTCGCGTACGGCTGGTCGTCAATCTCAAGACACCATCTCTTGGTCTGATGAGCTCCTAGTGTGTTTTCGCTCCTGTCAAGAAGCACTCACGTCTAACAGATCCATCACACTCCCCAAGCCTGATGATCAACTTTGGATCGCAACCGATGGTTCCGTCAAGATGAATGGCCTCGGCGCCACTCTTTATGTGCTTCGTGACCAGAAGCTCCACCTTGCCGGATACTTCAGTGCCAAATTTAAAAAGCATCAAGCCTCCTGGTTACCATGTGAAATAGAGGCATTGTCTATTGCCGCTGCTGTCAAGCATTTTGCCCCTTATATAATTCAATCAAAGTCTAAGACTTATGTACTGACTGACAGCAAGCCGTGTGTCCAGGCCTTTGACAAGCTCTGCTGTGGACAGTTCTCCTCCAGTCCCCGAGTGACTTCGTTTTTATCATCTGTTAGCCGTTACCAAATCACACTGCTCCATTTGGCTGGTTCTGTAAACCTGCCTTCTGACTTTGCTAGTCGTAACGCACCAGCTTGCGACGACCCTCGCTGCCAAGTTTGTTCATTTGTATTCGAAGCTGAAGACCTAGCTGTGCGTCCCATTTCTGTTCATGATGTGCTATCGCGGAAGATGTCCCTTCCTTTCACAAGCCGTTCCGCCTGGCTCCAATCGCAACTAGAGTGCCCGGATTTGAGACGTGTCCACTCTCATCTTAAGCAGGGCACTCGCCCGTCAAAGAAGCTGACAAACATTAAAGATGTCAAGCGTTACCTGAACCTGGTCTCCATTTCCCGTGACGGCCTACTCGTCGTAAAACGCGATGAACCTTTCGCTGCGCCCCGTGAATGTATTGTCATTCCACGCTCTGTTGTTGATGGCTTCCTTGCTGCCTTACACGTGAAGCTGGACCACCCCTCCCGTCACCAGATGAAACTGGTTTCACAGCGTTATTTCTTCGCTTTAGATTTGGACAAAGCCCTGGATCGGTGCTCGCAGTGTTGCCACCTATGCTCTTCCCTGAAGAAAGTTCCATCCAGCCTCATTGAACAATCAACCTCTGATCCCCCCGACGGCTTTGGTATTTCCTTCGCTGCAGACATCATAAAGCGCTACCGTCAGCTAGTACTTGTCGTCCGCGAGACGTCCACGTCCTTCACTGCAGCCTGCTTGTTGGATAACGAACGTCGTGAATCCATTCGCTCTGGTCTCCTCCGTTTGTGCCTTGAGCTGCGACCGCTGTCTGGCCCCCCTTCCGTCATAAGGGTAGATCCCGCTCCTGGCTTTGCTTCTTTAGGTGACGATGAAATCCTTAAGCAGTATGGCTTTGCCGTGGAAGTCAGCCGAGTCAAAAACCCGAACAAGAATCCTGTGGCAGAGAAATGCGTCGCAGAACTTGGTGATGAGCTTCTACGTGTTTGTCCTGAGGGTGGTACAATCAGTCCTCTTTTCTTAGCTGTGGTGACAGCCAATCTCAACACCCGTATCCGCAACAGAGGATTGTCTGCCCGCGAGATGTGGCTTCAACGCGATCAATTCACTAACGCACAGATCCCTTTTTCCGACCTCCAAGTTGTTCGACAACAAAAGTCGTTGCGGCTCCGTAACCACCCCACAAGTGAGAGATCCAAAGCCCCAGGCTGTTGCCCTCGCCCTGCCACGCCCGTTCAAGTAGGCGATTTGGTGTACATTACTTCTGATGGCTCCAAGACCACTGCCCGCAATCGGTATCTTGTGGTCTCCGTGGATGGCCTATGGTGCAACGTACGCAAGTTCACCGGTTCACAGCTGCGTTCTACCTCCTATCGCGTCAAGCTGTCCGAATGTTATCGTGTTCCTGCCCTAACAGAGACCACGTCTAACCTCTCTCGTCATTACAGCTCCGCTTCCTACCCTGAAGATACCGACGAAGAGCCTCTCACCTCTGAGCACGTTGACGAGGAACCCACTCCCCTCCTTACAC